A DNA window from Pseudodesulfovibrio thermohalotolerans contains the following coding sequences:
- a CDS encoding response regulator codes for MLKHFSDTSLALRSFVGTVLFLTLLSGTGLYFLYRQEANSIEKSLKLNESIHNKMVAQSINLDLKALFIDLYLVANHVETKRFLQFRDNNTRHDLETELLTLSSISKAYDQLRLLDNDGMELIRVNYNNGNPAPVPPSELQNKSKRYYFLESLPLKNGEIYVSRFDLNIENGKIELPLKPMIRVSTPVYDDTGCRIGIAILNYLGQRIIDRLDNGKDPLDSTTILLNEDGYWLASPQPEKNWAFMYDKRKDICFSAEHPRTWAKIKALTNGQFTSPEGIFTVSTISVVPKTDSEVRVTRSHQWKVVCLTSADVIRSSVKPVLRHYTVIFCVILLMSVFIGLTRARFIAARERNAKELEAARLAAEEANRAKSDFLARMSHEIRTPMNAVIGLTHLALRTDLTAKQSDYLSKISLSANTLLGIINDILDFSKIEAGRLTVEETDFLLDDVFNNIINMLGLSAEQKGIEFLLMVRSTVPNRLRGDALRLGQVLLNLTNNAIKFTDKGEVILQAELLEQDGHKAVIRFSVRDTGIGISPEHMEGLFKPFSQADGSISREFGGTGLGLSISKRLVEMMDGDMVVTSEPGKGSEFACTIPFKLQPDHARESFEYPSEIKGLRVLVVDDSKMSRMVLCKILESFTFKVNEASCATDALTAIEKWDKIDPIKLVITDWNMPDMDGIKLSRHIRLNTTITRKPKIIMLTAYGQESIRHRAETAGIDGFMLKPFNRSILFDTIMEVLSDHDGSTPKRPPRPDQTGVPANLLGTHILLVEDNEINQQVAREILESANIKVAIANNGEEAAEMALSQDYDAVLMDIQMPVMDGFQAVKAIREGGKTSLPIIAMTAHALVGDREKSLQAGMNDHVTKPIDPDELMRTLSQWLPEREGESPPQADYAPPSSYTSDDLPRIPGLNMHRAISRLRGNAKLYRKLLMDFAQDSDGLLRKLLDHNEAERFEECRAVAHNLKGVAGNIGADRLHSLLTELEQALDLGGNDRPFLLEETTRELRQVTRGIKETLRPPEEPELSNGDMNRIEPDGLQNMLPELAELLTLLDRHDIDAQKQFRAIRERLTTCAPAYARELARLIDQFDFTTAGEGLRDLMAHCRDGACTDETLSGGE; via the coding sequence ATGCTGAAGCACTTCTCCGACACCTCGCTGGCCCTTCGCAGTTTTGTGGGGACTGTCCTCTTCCTGACCTTGCTGTCCGGGACAGGTCTTTATTTCCTGTACAGACAGGAAGCGAACTCCATCGAAAAATCCCTCAAGCTGAACGAATCCATCCACAACAAAATGGTCGCCCAGAGCATCAACCTGGACCTCAAGGCCCTGTTCATAGACCTCTACCTTGTGGCCAATCACGTGGAGACCAAGCGTTTCCTGCAATTCCGGGACAACAACACGCGCCACGACCTCGAAACCGAACTTCTGACCCTGAGTTCCATTAGCAAGGCCTACGATCAATTACGGCTTCTGGACAACGACGGCATGGAGCTGATCCGGGTCAACTACAACAACGGGAACCCCGCGCCGGTTCCTCCAAGCGAGCTTCAAAACAAATCGAAACGTTATTATTTTCTTGAATCGCTGCCCCTTAAAAACGGTGAGATATACGTATCCCGATTCGATCTGAACATCGAAAACGGGAAAATCGAACTGCCGCTTAAACCCATGATACGGGTATCCACCCCTGTCTACGACGACACCGGATGCCGCATCGGCATCGCCATCCTCAACTACCTCGGCCAACGGATCATAGATCGCCTCGACAACGGCAAGGACCCCCTGGACAGCACGACCATCCTCCTCAACGAAGACGGTTACTGGCTGGCCTCGCCGCAGCCGGAAAAGAACTGGGCCTTCATGTACGACAAGCGGAAGGACATCTGTTTCAGCGCGGAACACCCCCGGACCTGGGCCAAAATAAAAGCCTTGACCAACGGCCAGTTCACCTCCCCGGAAGGCATCTTCACGGTGAGCACCATCAGTGTCGTCCCCAAGACCGACTCCGAGGTCAGGGTGACCCGCTCCCACCAATGGAAAGTCGTCTGCCTCACTTCGGCCGACGTAATCCGGAGCAGCGTCAAGCCAGTTCTTCGCCACTACACGGTCATCTTCTGCGTCATTCTGCTAATGTCCGTTTTCATCGGCCTGACCCGGGCACGTTTCATCGCGGCCCGCGAACGCAATGCCAAAGAACTTGAGGCCGCCAGGCTCGCGGCGGAAGAAGCGAACCGGGCCAAAAGCGACTTTCTCGCCCGCATGAGCCATGAAATCCGCACGCCCATGAACGCCGTCATCGGCCTGACCCATCTCGCCCTGCGGACAGACCTGACGGCAAAGCAGTCGGACTACCTGTCCAAAATATCCTTGTCGGCCAACACCCTGCTCGGAATCATCAACGATATCCTGGACTTCTCCAAGATAGAGGCGGGCAGACTGACCGTTGAGGAGACGGACTTTCTTCTGGACGACGTGTTCAACAACATCATCAATATGCTCGGTTTGTCGGCGGAACAAAAGGGCATCGAATTTCTGCTCATGGTCCGCAGCACGGTGCCCAACCGGCTCAGGGGCGACGCCCTTCGGCTCGGGCAGGTGCTGCTCAACCTGACCAACAACGCCATCAAGTTCACGGACAAGGGCGAAGTCATCCTCCAGGCCGAGCTTCTGGAACAGGACGGGCACAAGGCCGTCATCCGGTTCAGCGTCCGGGACACGGGCATCGGCATCAGCCCTGAGCATATGGAAGGACTGTTCAAACCGTTCAGCCAGGCCGACGGCTCCATATCCAGGGAATTCGGCGGGACCGGCCTCGGGCTGTCCATCAGCAAACGGCTGGTGGAAATGATGGACGGCGATATGGTCGTGACCAGCGAGCCGGGCAAGGGCAGCGAATTTGCCTGCACGATCCCCTTCAAGCTGCAACCCGACCACGCGCGCGAATCCTTCGAATATCCATCGGAAATCAAGGGGTTGCGAGTTCTGGTGGTGGACGACAGCAAGATGTCGCGCATGGTCCTGTGCAAGATTCTTGAATCGTTCACCTTCAAGGTAAACGAGGCGTCCTGCGCAACCGACGCCCTGACCGCGATCGAAAAATGGGACAAGATCGACCCCATCAAGCTGGTCATCACGGACTGGAACATGCCGGACATGGACGGCATCAAACTGTCCCGGCACATCCGCCTGAACACGACCATAACACGCAAGCCCAAGATCATCATGCTCACGGCCTACGGCCAGGAATCCATCCGCCACCGGGCCGAGACGGCCGGCATAGACGGATTCATGCTCAAGCCGTTCAACCGCTCGATCCTGTTCGACACCATCATGGAAGTCCTCAGCGACCATGACGGGAGCACGCCCAAGCGTCCTCCCCGCCCCGATCAGACCGGAGTGCCCGCCAATCTGCTCGGAACACACATCCTCCTGGTCGAGGACAACGAAATCAACCAGCAGGTGGCCCGGGAGATTCTAGAAAGCGCGAACATCAAGGTGGCCATCGCCAACAACGGCGAGGAGGCTGCGGAAATGGCCCTGTCCCAGGACTACGACGCGGTGCTCATGGATATCCAGATGCCGGTCATGGACGGGTTCCAGGCCGTCAAGGCCATTCGCGAGGGAGGCAAAACATCCCTGCCGATCATCGCCATGACCGCTCACGCCCTGGTGGGCGACCGGGAGAAGAGCCTCCAGGCAGGCATGAACGATCACGTGACCAAGCCCATCGACCCGGACGAGCTGATGCGGACCCTGTCCCAATGGCTGCCGGAACGAGAAGGCGAATCGCCTCCGCAGGCCGACTACGCACCGCCGTCCTCCTACACTTCGGATGACCTGCCGCGGATTCCCGGCCTGAACATGCATCGTGCCATTTCAAGACTGCGGGGTAACGCCAAGCTCTACCGAAAGCTGCTCATGGACTTCGCCCAGGACAGCGACGGCCTGTTGCGAAAACTGCTGGACCACAACGAGGCCGAGAGATTCGAGGAGTGCCGCGCCGTGGCACACAACCTCAAAGGCGTGGCAGGCAACATCGGAGCCGACCGGCTGCATTCCCTGCTGACGGAACTTGAGCAGGCCCTGGACCTCGGCGGAAACGACCGGCCATTTCTCCTGGAAGAGACGACCCGCGAACTGCGTCAGGTGACAAGAGGCATCAAGGAGACGCTTCGGCCCCCGGAAGAGCCGGAGCTGTCGAACGGCGACATGAACAGAATCGAGCCCGACGGACTCCAGAACATGCTGCCCGAGCTCGCCGAACTGCTCACCCTGCTCGACCGGCATGACATCGATGCCCAGAAACAATTCCGCGCCATACGGGAACGGTTGACGACCTGCGCCCCGGCCTATGCCCGCGAGCTGGCCAGGCTCATCGACCAGTTCGATTTCACCACGGCGGGCGAAGGGCTGCGCGATCTGATGGCGCATTGTCGGGACGGCGCGTGCACGGACGAAACGCTATCCGGCGGGGAGTAG
- a CDS encoding Lcl C-terminal domain-containing protein, translated as MTRADTPPARFTVKGDVVADNVTGLVWPRIAQPSETGLSWPEAFGFIETMNRENLFGYSDWRLPNRRELYSLVDHAEREPALPSGHPFERVWAGRCWTSTTSARDHAYAWWVQFSGGRMFFGRKADDAVVWPVRGTSTSLWATGQRDCHDVNGTSVDCAGTGQDGALRMGRVWPEPRFGEDGGDIQDRLTGLVWQRRADLAGGMVDRDTAGRVVAGLAERTGQPWRLPAIMELESLTDCSRADPALPAGHPFKNVREAYWSSTDSGYDPEWSFCCYMHKGAVGVGFKARAEFHVWAVRTA; from the coding sequence ATGACGCGCGCCGATACGCCGCCTGCAAGGTTCACAGTGAAGGGTGATGTGGTCGCGGACAACGTCACCGGCCTGGTCTGGCCCCGGATAGCCCAGCCCTCCGAGACCGGGCTGTCCTGGCCCGAGGCGTTCGGGTTCATCGAAACCATGAACCGCGAGAACCTGTTCGGGTATTCGGACTGGCGGTTGCCCAACCGGCGCGAGCTGTATTCCCTGGTGGACCACGCCGAGCGCGAACCGGCCCTGCCGTCGGGCCATCCCTTCGAACGGGTCTGGGCGGGCCGGTGCTGGACATCCACCACGTCGGCCAGGGATCACGCCTATGCCTGGTGGGTGCAGTTCAGCGGCGGACGGATGTTCTTCGGGCGCAAGGCGGACGATGCGGTCGTCTGGCCCGTGCGGGGAACGTCGACGTCCTTGTGGGCCACCGGACAGCGCGACTGCCACGACGTGAACGGGACTTCCGTGGACTGTGCCGGGACCGGCCAGGACGGAGCGTTACGCATGGGGCGCGTCTGGCCCGAACCGAGGTTCGGCGAAGACGGCGGCGATATTCAGGATCGGCTGACCGGCCTTGTCTGGCAAAGACGGGCCGATCTGGCCGGGGGAATGGTGGATCGGGATACGGCCGGGCGGGTCGTGGCCGGGTTGGCCGAACGGACCGGACAGCCCTGGCGGCTGCCCGCCATCATGGAACTGGAGTCGCTGACCGATTGTTCGCGGGCCGATCCGGCCCTGCCTGCGGGACATCCCTTCAAGAACGTGCGCGAAGCCTACTGGTCGTCCACGGACAGCGGGTACGATCCGGAGTGGTCATTTTGTTGCTACATGCACAAGGGCGCTGTGGGCGTGGGGTTCAAGGCGCGCGCAGAGTTTCACGTCTGGGCCGTACGCACGGCCTGA
- a CDS encoding dihydrolipoyl dehydrogenase family protein, with protein sequence MTKQTYDVIVIGSGPAGGIVARKLGDAGLDVAVVEKDGWGGACPLRGCEPKKTLADTAHEILRVREKAAHGVIGNVRVDWPSLMSFKHSVIDPISGMVFDSFHGRGVTTVHGEARFTGPDSVEVEGLGRLSARHIVVATGAAPRKLGIPGEELLLTSDQFLDLETLPESMLFIGGGFISFEFACIAAAAGGKATILHRSRRVLKGFDDVLSRKLIKAMRDQGVAVHVDHPVKAVEPFEDGVRVIVSGPDDVEMSFVAASAVSGTGRVPDLEGLDLDKADVETVRGGIVVDEYMRSPSNPLVYAAGDCVEPGHPLTPVAALQAETVVGNILKEGSVKSDLSGTAGAVFTHPTLACAGLLEEQARDQGLEFKIYEGDAAKWSEHQRLGMDHAGYRVLVERGTGRILGAHYLGAHAEEVANIFGMAIRHGLTRDDLLAQPWAYPSFGYAVRYMLG encoded by the coding sequence GTGACCAAGCAGACGTATGATGTGATAGTAATCGGTTCCGGCCCGGCAGGGGGCATCGTTGCCCGCAAGCTCGGCGACGCCGGGCTCGATGTGGCCGTGGTGGAGAAGGACGGTTGGGGTGGGGCGTGCCCGTTGCGTGGGTGCGAGCCCAAGAAGACCCTGGCCGACACGGCCCACGAAATTCTTCGGGTGCGGGAGAAGGCCGCTCACGGCGTGATAGGGAACGTGCGCGTGGATTGGCCTTCGCTCATGAGCTTCAAGCATTCGGTCATCGATCCCATCTCCGGCATGGTCTTCGACTCCTTTCACGGCCGAGGCGTTACCACGGTCCATGGCGAGGCCCGGTTCACCGGACCGGACTCCGTGGAAGTGGAGGGGCTCGGCAGGCTTTCGGCCCGGCACATTGTCGTGGCGACCGGAGCGGCGCCCCGCAAACTCGGCATTCCCGGCGAGGAACTGCTGTTGACCAGCGACCAGTTCCTGGATTTGGAGACGCTGCCCGAATCCATGCTCTTCATCGGCGGCGGGTTTATTTCCTTTGAATTTGCCTGCATCGCCGCAGCGGCCGGGGGCAAGGCGACCATTTTGCACCGCAGCCGCAGGGTGCTCAAGGGCTTCGACGATGTGTTGAGCCGCAAGCTGATAAAGGCCATGCGCGACCAGGGCGTCGCCGTACACGTGGACCATCCCGTCAAGGCCGTTGAGCCGTTCGAGGACGGCGTGCGCGTGATCGTTTCCGGCCCGGACGACGTGGAGATGTCGTTCGTGGCGGCTTCGGCCGTTTCGGGCACTGGCCGTGTGCCCGATTTGGAAGGTCTCGACCTGGACAAGGCGGACGTTGAGACGGTCAGGGGCGGCATCGTTGTGGACGAGTACATGCGCAGCCCCTCCAATCCGCTGGTTTACGCCGCGGGTGATTGCGTGGAGCCCGGCCATCCCCTGACTCCGGTGGCCGCGTTGCAGGCCGAGACCGTGGTCGGCAACATCCTGAAGGAGGGCTCGGTCAAATCGGACCTGTCCGGAACCGCCGGAGCCGTCTTCACCCATCCGACCCTTGCCTGCGCCGGATTGCTGGAGGAACAGGCGCGCGACCAGGGACTGGAGTTCAAGATATACGAGGGCGACGCCGCCAAGTGGTCCGAGCATCAACGGCTGGGCATGGACCACGCCGGCTACCGCGTCCTGGTGGAGCGGGGAACGGGCCGCATCCTCGGGGCGCATTATCTTGGCGCGCACGCCGAAGAGGTGGCCAACATCTTCGGCATGGCCATTCGTCATGGCCTGACCCGCGATGACCTACTGGCCCAGCCGTGGGCCTATCCCTCCTTCGGCTATGCGGTGAGGTACATGCTGGGATGA
- a CDS encoding SET domain-containing protein produces MIHPHTRVQSGDPAIGVGVFATMPIPRGTVVVVRDRFDLCLDRKAFFGMPASLRAAMETYMYHDKCGNLVLSWDHARYMNHNCHPSTMMTDYGLEIAVRDIDAGEELTTEYGLLNVQEPYAICCGCEDCRKRLRLDDIDVYCDCWDARIRESLVRIPRVDQPLLSLLLGEARLRLDEFLSGRAAYSSVRNLKWRAEPACVQVG; encoded by the coding sequence GTGATCCATCCCCATACCAGGGTCCAGTCCGGGGACCCGGCCATCGGCGTCGGTGTGTTTGCCACCATGCCCATCCCCAGGGGAACCGTGGTGGTGGTCCGCGACAGGTTCGATCTTTGTCTCGACCGCAAAGCGTTTTTCGGTATGCCCGCCTCGTTGCGCGCGGCCATGGAAACCTACATGTATCATGACAAGTGCGGCAATCTGGTCCTGAGCTGGGACCACGCCCGCTACATGAACCACAACTGCCATCCGTCCACCATGATGACCGATTACGGTTTGGAGATCGCGGTGCGCGATATCGACGCGGGCGAGGAGCTGACCACCGAGTACGGCCTGCTCAACGTGCAGGAGCCTTATGCGATCTGCTGCGGCTGCGAAGACTGCCGCAAGCGTCTGCGCCTGGACGACATCGACGTGTACTGCGATTGCTGGGACGCGCGCATCCGCGAAAGCCTTGTCCGCATCCCGCGTGTGGACCAGCCCCTGCTTTCCCTTTTGCTGGGGGAGGCGCGGTTGCGGCTGGACGAGTTTCTGTCGGGCAGGGCCGCCTATTCATCGGTGCGCAACCTGAAATGGCGGGCCGAACCCGCGTGCGTTCAAGTCGGCTAG